The following proteins are co-located in the Vigna unguiculata cultivar IT97K-499-35 chromosome 9, ASM411807v1, whole genome shotgun sequence genome:
- the LOC114195891 gene encoding auxin response factor 17 isoform X1, whose translation MPRQSPPSQPQHPGKLEPAIWQACAGPSVEIPKPNSMVYYFPQGHFDQASSAPRNLSTHLLAKPFITCSVVSVDFLADPLTDEVFTKMVLQPVGNNFPAESFHTPAAPPPNDDKDNDVVSFAKILTPSDANNGGGFSVPRFCADSVFPKLNFGADPPVQNLSVTDVHGFTWEFRHIYRGTPRRHLLTTGWSTFVNNKKLVAGDSVLFMKSAAGRLFVGIRRTIRSFPERGNCVKLRLIEEEDKEEEEEEDEEKEKRVFKRDGKGKLSAKVVAEAAELAARNMPFEVVYYPKAGWSEFVVKTEVVDAAMRIAWSDGMRVKMSVETDDSSRMTWFQGTVSAVSFQDNGQWCGSPWRMLQVTWDEPEGLRNAKWVSPWQVELVSPTPVLHPAFPSPKRLRTADGYGVLTNGEGGTFSVARVTNSAMVHLNQALLGYSHFPAGMQGARHDVFSASSFPNYPRDMSHPCIINSFGNNTFSRLKNLPTEPHVGGNSQSDELSPDSSFHSCVTDTLENRNNSIKPAPDSFQLFGAVIRKEQPVQNGLTDTGCPITGDKVLDR comes from the exons ATGCCACGGCAATCGCCACCGTCACAGCCGCAGCATCCCGGCAAACTGGAGCCGGCGATATGGCAAGCCTGTGCCGGACCGTCTGTGGAAATCCCGAAGCCCAATTCTATGGTTTACTACTTCCCTCAGGGACACTTTGATCAAGCCTCTTCGGCACCGCGGAATCTCTCCACTCACCTTCTGGCCAAACCCTTCATTACCTGCAGTGTCGTCTCGGTTGATTTTCTTGCCGATCCTCTTACCGACGAGGTTTTCACCAAGATGGTTCTCCAACCTGTTGGTAATAACTTTCCAGCGGAATCATTCCATACTCCTGCTGCTCCTCCGCCAAATGACGACAAAGACAACGATGTCGTTTCTTTCGCCAAGATTCTCACGCCGTCTGATGCCAACAACGGCGGGGGCTTCTCGGTGCCCAGGTTCTGTGCGGACTCCGTCTTTCCGAAGCTGAATTTCGGGGCAGACCCGCCTGTGCAGAACCTCTCTGTCACCGACGTGCACGGCTTCACCTGGGAGTTCCGCCACATTTACCGTGGGACGCCACGCCGCCACTTGCTCACCACCGGCTGGAGCACGTTTGTCAACAACAAGAAGCTGGTCGCCGGAGACTCTGTCTTGTTTATGAAGAGTGCTGCAGGACGTCTGTTCGTCGGAATTCGCCGCACCATACGCTCCTTTCCTGAAAGGGGCAACTGCGTGAAGCTCAGGTTAATTGAGGAGGAGGAtaaagaagaggaggaggaagaagatgaggagaaggagaagaggGTTTTCAAGAGGGACGGGAAGGGGAAGCTGTCGGCTAAGGTTGTTGCGGAGGCGGCAGAGTTGGCCGCGCGGAACATGCCGTTTGAGGTTGTTTATTACCCGAAGGCTGGTTGGTCTGAGTTCGTGGTGAAGACTGAGGTGGTGGATGCAGCGATGAGGATTGCATGGAGCGATGGGATGAGAGTGAAGATGTCTGTGGAGACAGACGATTCGTCCAGGATGACGTGGTTTCAGGGTACTGTCTCTGCTGTCTCATTTCAGGATAATGGCCAATGGTGCGGTTCGCCTTGGCGCATGCTTCag GTTACATGGGATGAACCTGAAGGGTTGCGGAATGCAAAATGGGTTAGTCCTTGGCAAGTGGAGCTTGTTTCCCCCACACCTGTCCTTCATCCGGCCTTCCCCTCACCAAAAAGGCTTAGAACTGCTGATGGTTATGGGGTGTTGACCAATGGAGAGGGAGGAACCTTTTCTGTGGCCAGAGTCACTAATTCAGCAATGGTACACCTGAATCAGGCATTGTTGGGTTATAGTCATTTTCCTGCTGGCATGCAGGGAGCCAGGCATGATGTATTTTCTGCATCAAGTTTTCCCAATTATCCAAGGGACATGTCTCATCCGTGTATCATAAATTCCTTTGGGAACAACACATTTTCAAGGCTGAAAAATTTGCCGACAGAACCACATGTTGGCGGCAACTCTCAATCTGATGAACTATCACCAGACAGtagtttccattcctgtgtcaCAGACACTCTTGAGAATCGCAACAACTCAATAAAACCTGCGCCGGATTCATTTCAGCTATTTGGTGCAGTCATTCGGAAAGAACAACCTGTACAAAATGGTTTAACAGACACTGGTTGTCCTATCACAGGAGATAAAGTCCTTGACAGATGA
- the LOC114195891 gene encoding auxin response factor 17 isoform X2, whose amino-acid sequence MPRQSPPSQPQHPGKLEPAIWQACAGPSVEIPKPNSMVYYFPQGHFDQASSAPRNLSTHLLAKPFITCSVVSVDFLADPLTDEVFTKMVLQPVGNNFPAESFHTPAAPPPNDDKDNDVVSFAKILTPSDANNGGGFSVPRFCADSVFPKLNFGADPPVQNLSVTDVHGFTWEFRHIYRGTPRRHLLTTGWSTFVNNKKLVAGDSVLFMKSAAGRLFVGIRRTIRSFPERGNCVKLRLIEEEDKEEEEEEDEEKEKRVFKRDGKGKLSAKVVAEAAELAARNMPFEVVYYPKAGWSEFVVKTEVVDAAMRIAWSDGMRVKMSVETDDSSRMTWFQGTVSAVSFQDNGQWCGSPWRMLQNCTLLNKKLILKGYMG is encoded by the exons ATGCCACGGCAATCGCCACCGTCACAGCCGCAGCATCCCGGCAAACTGGAGCCGGCGATATGGCAAGCCTGTGCCGGACCGTCTGTGGAAATCCCGAAGCCCAATTCTATGGTTTACTACTTCCCTCAGGGACACTTTGATCAAGCCTCTTCGGCACCGCGGAATCTCTCCACTCACCTTCTGGCCAAACCCTTCATTACCTGCAGTGTCGTCTCGGTTGATTTTCTTGCCGATCCTCTTACCGACGAGGTTTTCACCAAGATGGTTCTCCAACCTGTTGGTAATAACTTTCCAGCGGAATCATTCCATACTCCTGCTGCTCCTCCGCCAAATGACGACAAAGACAACGATGTCGTTTCTTTCGCCAAGATTCTCACGCCGTCTGATGCCAACAACGGCGGGGGCTTCTCGGTGCCCAGGTTCTGTGCGGACTCCGTCTTTCCGAAGCTGAATTTCGGGGCAGACCCGCCTGTGCAGAACCTCTCTGTCACCGACGTGCACGGCTTCACCTGGGAGTTCCGCCACATTTACCGTGGGACGCCACGCCGCCACTTGCTCACCACCGGCTGGAGCACGTTTGTCAACAACAAGAAGCTGGTCGCCGGAGACTCTGTCTTGTTTATGAAGAGTGCTGCAGGACGTCTGTTCGTCGGAATTCGCCGCACCATACGCTCCTTTCCTGAAAGGGGCAACTGCGTGAAGCTCAGGTTAATTGAGGAGGAGGAtaaagaagaggaggaggaagaagatgaggagaaggagaagaggGTTTTCAAGAGGGACGGGAAGGGGAAGCTGTCGGCTAAGGTTGTTGCGGAGGCGGCAGAGTTGGCCGCGCGGAACATGCCGTTTGAGGTTGTTTATTACCCGAAGGCTGGTTGGTCTGAGTTCGTGGTGAAGACTGAGGTGGTGGATGCAGCGATGAGGATTGCATGGAGCGATGGGATGAGAGTGAAGATGTCTGTGGAGACAGACGATTCGTCCAGGATGACGTGGTTTCAGGGTACTGTCTCTGCTGTCTCATTTCAGGATAATGGCCAATGGTGCGGTTCGCCTTGGCGCATGCTTCag AACTGTACTTTACTCAACAAGAAACTGATATTGAAAG GTTACATGGGATGA
- the LOC114163682 gene encoding uncharacterized protein LOC114163682: MDAESNFSQVAPSVFDRENYDVWTVKMEAYLEALDLWEAIEEDYEILPLPENPTMTQMKSHKEKKTRKAKAKSCLFAGVSATLFTRIMTLKTAKEIWDYLKKEYAGDERIRGMQVLNLMREFELQRMKESETIKEYSDRLLGIVNKAQEQRRLMRQDQVVKGALLAKHHNGKKNFKKNKQTSGENTTYKGKGKKKNQPPCEHSGKLGHPSFRCWKRPDAKCNKCNQLGHEAVICGSKQHEVNAQVVEQDDEDHIFSASIFSAKGDSECCLIDSGCTNHMSYDKTLFKDLKPTKVSKVRIGNGDYISAKGKGTIEISMSSGTKIIFDVLYVPDIDQNLLSVGQLMEKGFKVSFEH; this comes from the exons ATGGACGCTGAATCAAATTTCTCCCAAGTAGCACCTTCGGTCTTTGACAGAGAAAACTACGATGTCTGGACAGTAAAAATGGAGGCTTACCTAGAGGCTTTGGATCTTTGGGAAGCCATTGAAGAAGATTACGAAATCCTTCCGCTGCCCGAAAATCCCACCATGACCCAGATGAAAAGTCACAAAGAGAAGAAAACTCGGAAAGCAAAGGCGAAATCATGTCTCTTTGCCGGTGTTTCAGCAACTCTCTTCACTCGAATCATGACTTTAAAAACAGCAAAAGAAATATGGGATTATCTAAAGAAGGAGTATGCAGGGGATGAAAGGATTCGAGGTATGCAAGTGTTGAACTTGATGAGAGAATTTGAGCTTCAAAGGATGAAGGAGTCTGAGACCATTAAAGAGTACTCAGACAGATTGCTTGGCATTGTTAACAAG GCCCAAGAGCAACGAAGGCTTATGAGACAAGATCAAGTGGTTAAAGGTGCATTACTAGCAAAGCATCACAATGGAAAGAAAAACTTCAAGAAGAATAAACAAACAAGCGGTGAAAACACTACATACAAAGGCAAgggcaaaaagaaaaatcagcCACCTTGTGAGCACTCCGGAAAATTGGGTCATCCATCATTCAGATGTTGGAAAAGACCAGACGCAAAGTGCAACAAGTGTAATCAGCTTGGACATGAAGCTGTAATTTGTGGAAGTAAACAACATGAAGTCAATGCCCAGGTTGTTGAGCAAGATGACGAAGATCATATTTTCTCTGCTTCAATTTTTTCAGCAAAGGGTGACTCTGAATGTTGTTTGATTGATAGTGGTTGTACCAACCACATGTCGTATGACAAAACTCTATTCAAGGACTTGAAGCCTACTAAAGTCTCAAAGGTCAGAATAGGAAATGGTGACTATATTTCTGCAAAAGGAAAAGGAACCATAGAAATTTCAATGAGCTCAGGTACAAAAATAATCTTCGATGTTCTCTATGTACCTGACATTGATCAAAATTTGCTAAGTGTAGGACAGTTGATGGAAAAGGGATTTAAAGTGTCCTTTGAACATTAA
- the LOC114163683 gene encoding uncharacterized protein LOC114163683, producing the protein MQQMEATRQAAEDAQRQHVDALRQLGENAAGAQMYGPHPQPPPPEWSLEDFLKHQPAKFDGKTSPDQADQWMKDMERIFDAKRCPDESRLAFTVYMLTREAEHWWASMRLVIEEKHDDITWEAFKRRFLSEYFPDSVRYAKEVEFLQLTQGNKSVAEYAERFKHLGRFYTMPLDEEWRCRKFENGLRGDIRLMVAPLSIKDFAALVEKARVMERMKVDVEAQQQPQQRVSGPSGSRPRVEEKRKPYARPHPQPQGSRGFSSPPSRI; encoded by the coding sequence atgcagcagatggaagctACTAGGCAGGCTGCTGAGGACGCACAGAGGCAGCATGTGGATGCTCTCCGTCAGTTAGGGGAGAATGCTGCTGGTGCTCAAATGTATGGTCCTCATCCCCAACCTCCACCCCctgaatggagtttggaagacttCTTGAAGCACCAACCCgccaagtttgatggcaagacGAGTCCCGACCAGGCGGACCAGTGGATGAAGGATATGGAGCGCATCTTTGATGCCAAGAGGTGCCCCGATGAGAGCAGGCTTGCTTTCACTGTCTACATGCTCACAAGAGAGGCTGAGCATTGGTGGGCCAGCATGAGGCTAGTGATAGAAGAGAAGCATGATGATATCACATGGGAAGCCTTCAAGAGGAGATTTCTTTCAGAGTATTTCCCTGATAGCGTGAGATACGCTAAGGAGGTAGAGTTCCTCCAGCTGACGCAGGGGAACAAGTCAGTAGCTGAGTACGCCGAGAGATTCAAGCATCTGGGACGTTTCTACACCATGccgctcgatgaggagtggcgctgcaggaagtttgagaatggtctcAGAGGAGACATTCGGTTGATGGTGGCCCcgttgtccatcaaggactttgcggcCTTGGTGGAAAAGGCCAGGGTCATGGAGCGTATGAAGGTAGATGTGGAAGCCCAGCAGCAGCCACAACAAAGAGTTagcggaccatctgggtccaggccaCGAGTTGAAGAGAAGAGGAAGCCATATGCTAGACCTCACCCTCAGCCACAGGGGTCTAGAGGTTTTTCTTCCCCGCCCAGCAGGATCTAG